The genomic segment TATAGctgggtacatattataaattaaactacctGTACAAGCCTGAGGTTTACCTATAACAaccatcaaattaaaaaataatttttcctgtATAATTTGTGAACGCTGAACAGGGACAAAATGCAAACCCTACGATTATAAAAGTTGCGgttgaataatatatgatagtatcgtatataaattaattatactgcAGTATTGAAAACCAAgaggtataagaaataaaattcaaaataaatggtaGGTTTTGAATTGATTGGCATTGATGCCTAAAttatgcatacatattattaataattcggAGTCCTGGCGAGGAACAGTGGTTGGCTGCAGTAACTAGTGAGGCATCGTCCAGAGTCCTGTGTGGGAGTCACTTGGCAGGTCATGTAAGTAAGACTAACTAAAGAGCTCTGTACGAAAACAAGTGTGTCCCCTTAATCCATTTCAAATGAACAGACGGCAGTGGAAAACTCAAATGAACAGTGATAAATAGATAACTTTATTCGCATCGATCTCGTGTTAATAAacattaagttttataaaataaaattttttattttttaatataacgatAACGATTAGATAAGATCACTAAATACCGCAAAGCAAACGTTTTAAATCACTTTgatgtaaattatgtaatactagagtttgataaaaatgtataatattattataggaaacGAGGATAACACAATTTTCTTTAAAGGTTTGTTTGGGTACGACAAACTCACGATGATTCAATTATAAGTGACGCACACAGATATACCTACTAAAGTTGTCAACAGATGactgaaatacatattatattattccttgTTTTACAAAAGTATATTGATAACGATGGACTTTCGGAACgagaaaaatcattttttcaacattaaaattgccaaactTACAGCACTCTATCAGATGTTGGACCCTGAAACCATAAAATTTCGGGGTCGAAACATCTATCACATAGTCACGGCATGCGTTTTGGTGTACATGTGTCTCATCTCTATGATTTTGTTGCTCAGTGGTGTGTACTATTGGACAggcaatatacctataagtatggattatttttggaaatctgTAAGCGCATTTTACATAATCTACAAGACGTGGATCATCATCCGCAACTCAAACGACATATGGAATTGTTTATCTATCACGCGGTACGATTTTACATCGTTCAGCGACCGAAACAGACACATATTGGATCGTTGGCGAGATCGTTTGACGTGGTTCACGACCATATATGCGACAATGTACTTCACGGCTGCGGTCACTTACTTGGCCATCACCTTGGCATTTGGTGAAAATAAATCGTCAGTCAAAAGCCACGACGGTTCAATAGGGTATTACCGACAAAACGtaatgaatttgtatttaatcgTATCTGACGAAACTTACAACGCACACTATTATATCTTTTACTTCATCGAGGCATTATTCGCCGCCTTTATAGGATTATTCTTCTTCATATTCGATTTTCTTCTGGTTACACTGTGCTTTAGTATGTGCTGTCAGATGCAAATAATTTGTTCTGCGTTCGAGTCGGTCGGACACAAATCACTCCGTGACCAATATTCCCCGATTGGTAAGTACGACTTTTAAGGCACACTCAATAGTTTATACGTTTAAAACGCGtcatatattttgaacaaaaaatgttttatattttggatatttcttaatttatttaaaatattcgacCAGATTTCAGTTTGGTAGGTATTAAACAATATGTATAGTAATGGTTTTGTTCgattttcattatattgtttGGTTCGTTTCGATTCGAAGTAAAAAGTTACTTATCTATAGAACTATCTTtggaaatatgtttatttttacaaatttgaatttatgtacCGAACTTCATTGATTTGATCTACCTATTCATCTATCTATTtggtatattgattattattcaaatggtaaatttaacatatgtattttattggagTACAGATTTAAACGATTGTACTTTATTATTGGtgacaaatatttcaattataattgaatattgtttgGTAATAATAGTATGAAGATAGCACCTTTAATTTTGCTCCTCTATACTCAACGTAGAATGGTGGTTTCTTATTAAcagatttttaaaacaattgtacctaatttatagaTCACATCATTCAAAAATGATTGTGAACgtttcagtaaaaataatagtttttttcatttcattcaTTTGTTTTCATCTTAATATGATCTTAAGATATCTTTTTCAGTTTACAATCAAATTTCCACGATTTTTGTATTTCTCATGTCTTATGGTACTTTTAGTGTGTCTTCGTTAAttatcataactaaaaaaaaaacattttataacgttatatattCCAAAACTTGatcatacttttaatatttactaaactaCAGGATTATTTTGTTTCCTTGTAGATCTCACAGTTGAAAACATAAAGATATCACCTAAGGAACACGATTTAATATATGAtgaattaaagaaaattataatggaTCATCAATTAGTAATGAAGTaagagtttattttattttatttttttctgattaatcattaaattttattattaaacctataattaatattcacaaGATGTCGATACCT from the Acyrthosiphon pisum isolate AL4f chromosome X, pea_aphid_22Mar2018_4r6ur, whole genome shotgun sequence genome contains:
- the LOC115033244 gene encoding uncharacterized protein LOC115033244, whose translation is MDFRNEKNHFFNIKIAKLTALYQMLDPETIKFRGRNIYHIVTACVLVYMCLISMILLLSGVYYWTGNIPISMDYFWKSVSAFYIIYKTWIIIRNSNDIWNCLSITRYDFTSFSDRNRHILDRWRDRLTWFTTIYATMYFTAAVTYLAITLAFGENKSSVKSHDGSIGYYRQNVMNLYLIVSDETYNAHYYIFYFIEALFAAFIGLFFFIFDFLLVTLCFSMCCQMQIICSAFESVGHKSLRDQYSPIDLTVENIKISPKEHDLIYDELKKIIMDHQLVMK